The DNA segment cacaagtTTGAGTTTATCATCAATGACGATACAACTGTTAAGCCACAGCCTTCTCAGTTAGCTGGTTACATAATTAGTCTCAGCTATGTCTTAAATGGGATGTATTGCTATCTCCTTAACATATGACACAGAAGGGTCATATTAAAAGGGTGTTTGTAAAAGTTCCTTAagttaaatgacaaaaataccTCTGtgaagcttttcttcatttatttaaatatgcatgATTCCTAACTGTCATTGATCCATTTTATATgttaaatacttattttatatCAGCTCTTTAGATAAACATAAGCAAGTGCAACTACTTCTGGTTGTTCATTTCAGACCTTTGTTCACGAAGCAAGGACAGCTCGTTTCTTCTGAAATTCTACATCTTGCTGTCACAGGCAGTCTCacaaattctgctttatttcagctGCAACTGCCCTTGATTGTGTACCAAAGCTTGATTTGTGTCCAGTTATATCAAGCACAAGCTAAAAATGCTGTCTGAAATGAAGCCCatcctttcctttaaaactgCCAATTTAAATCAAGAAATCAGAAGGAGGAATTGGTtcatacaggggaaaaaataataatagtaataaaaaaagagacaggTACTGCTTCAACATCAGTTTAGCCCTTGGAATCCAAGTTGGTACCTGAACCGGAGATATCACTGTGAGTACTGTTTCTGGTTGGCATACTCAGATAATGAAATGAAGCACTTCTAGGTCAGTTTTGCAAGGAAACCAAGAAGGTAAAGAACCACTCTTTCTTGTCACTAAGAATAAAGCAAAGAATGAATATATTTGTGGAAGACTAAAATGCTCAATTTATAATTTCTAAATAATCTGTAattagaaaatgttatttgctAACTAtatgtttgcttttcctgtgtatGGACCTAAATGCAAGCTTGTTATGGTCAGCTCTGTAtagtggcaaaaaaaattgctacTTTAAGAGACATATCTCTCAACAACTGTAAACTACTATAAGGTCTACTTTGACCTTGTCATCCTTATCTACATTTAATCATTTATATCCTTATCCTGGAATTTAAACTGCTCTAGATTGAGATTTCAGTTCTTTGTGAATTCAGAAGCTGCTCTTGGGGAACTCCAGGGAGAAGGTCTGGGTATTCCTAATAAATGCCCAGTGGCCAGATTCTGCAGGCAAACGGGTTTCCTTCATGTTTACTTGATGGGTAGGGAAAGAGGCCAAATGGAAAGGGGTAAcccaggaaaagcagcagcacaggtttCTGGAGCATAATACAGATCCAGTAGATACTTGCCATTATATACCCTTCACAAGACTTGGGTTGTTTGAAAAGGCTATTGCAGATCACCACTTCTTCCTACCTTTAGTACTACAAAGTATTTCTTGCTGTGTAATTAGTTGTTACACGTACCTGCCTATTATAAGTAGAAGCAAAAGCTGTTAAGATTCTGATGACACAAAGTATCATCTTTAGTACCATTCCCACTTTTTatgctgagggaaaaaaaccctctgcctACTAAACCCATTTCTGAAGTTGCTAATGTATGGAAATTAACTATTTAAATTAAGTAAATATCACTGTTGCAGATTCCCCAATATCATTATGCATCAGGAAACTGCCTGCTGCTACGAGGACTGGTGCAGTACAAACTCAGGTTGATGCAAACTCCCATCATTAACAGCTTGTGCTTTGTCACAGTCAGAGAGAACAATGTGAAAATATGGGAGCGTTTTCAAATATGAGAGTGttggaaaaaagcagcagttttagCAATCACTAAgaatttatgttaaaaattataaaGTAAGCGCAACACAAACGCCACCCATTCAATATCTCACCTCTGTACTTCAGTGAAAGCTTTCAGCCCTTCTTTTGAAGCCATTCTTTTCTCAAAGGTAGCAATGCCTGAACAGTAGATGGAGATGCTCCTGTAACTTCTACTGAATGATCAAGgcttaaaattgaaaaaatagcaactttgttctttcagtgtctcctatttttatttaagttttttgataattacattttttgatTTTAAGGCCTTTTGGGCTTGCATATcgtctttaaaaaaattctaacatAAGCCTACTAGTAATCCTTGACCAAGACGGCGCTGCATCAGTGTGGTCTCAAGAACCAAgcccttcagaaaaaaaaggaaattgcaaGTACAAATAAAAGTAGACTAACTTTAGctgttaaaattttacttttaaaatagtgACTAGTCCTTGTGCTCTCAGGAGAAGTGTTTTTACAAAAAGCAAGACTATACAATTAAGTATCAATACAAATAAGATGCAAACTGGGGGCCACAAAATACCATCATTTCAGCTTTCCAGGAGAGTTACACAGGAGCTACAGTAAAGACTTCCTTCAGAGGAACCAAGATGCTTGTTTCCAGCGAACTGGGATTTTCAGGTAACCTTGTTCACCACCAGCACTCCTGTGGGTATGATGTGCTACCACGCTTTAAGCCAGAGACTGTATTTACATTCAAGCcttgtttaaaaagaaggagaaaaaaagaggtttctTCATCCTCTACCTCCCCTTCTGCTGGTTTGGAGAGATTAAACATCTCCTTTACAAAGGTCAAGGTTATATTCACAGTtaaaatggaggggaaaaaattgaGATAATAATTAACCAGTAACCATTTAAACATGTTTCCCAATAAGCTATTTCAAACTCACCTACTTTCAACTATACATAAACTAGAACAAATTGTTTTATTACTGCAGAAAAAGCACgttttgttctcatttaaaCCTAGAATAACAAAGAAATGCTGACTTTTGAGAGAATTAAAAGTTACCATTTAAAATACTGGAGGTAAAATTCAGTATTAGTTTTTCCCAAGTGCACTATATAATAATTTACTTAAATAGCACAGGTGTAAACATAACTGATGGAATAACAATTGCAATAACTGAAACCATAAAATGTTTAGGGAAACATCACGTGGAAACCAAAGCCACCTGGGAAAGAATTCAACAAGTTTTCCTGAGGTTGAATAGCTtgagtaaaatgaaaaagaaccaGCATCCAGGCTTAAGTCCAAAGAGCGAATTGGAAACCAAATCTTTTCACATAGCTTAGCTTGTACTCTGGTATATTTAAGATTATAATTGTATTAGTAATTTTTATTCAATGGTTGTCTTAAAtccatctgaaaataaaaggctgTGTGGACTACCACTagaaaattgcaaagaaaatgtttaatttcagaaaCTGAGTTCACCATTTATAAGTACACTAAAACATAGTAAATGCAAAATTAGATTAGGCGTTGGTACAGTATTTTAACAAAGCTACAACTTTTCTAAAAGGTCATAGGCAAATGATGTCTTCTTTCCAAAAAAGTAttcaatgaaaactgaaatgagaagATTAATCTTtgtagagtttaaaaaaaaaaaaaataaaccaaaccaaaaccacagagaatgttccttttcaattaaaatgctggctatttttttccatcttatttgAAGTTTTGAGGGCTCTATATCCCATTTGCCTGATGGACACCAACAGTTAAGAATCAACCCTACTACATAAAATTCTAAGCAGTGCACCATATCCATAAAGCTATTACTGAATATCAGAAGATCAGTTATTTCTGTACTAGGAGCTTTAAGACAGGCTGTTCTACACAACTGAAATTACGTTAGGAATAAGGGCTCAATTTTTACAATAGGGAACCTTATAGTTCAGATGTACTAAAGATCAGAAAAGACTTTAGAATGACATTAGAGTCTTCACGGTAagtttcttgccttttttgTACATGGCATTAAATAACAAGCATTAATTCACAAACTTTGATAAAACTTCCAAAGAGCTTTTATAAATACccagaatatttctttaaaatgtagaaACCTAAACAGGAGAACCCAGAATGGGAAAATTTACTACCGACTGGCATATAACTGACATTCTGTATCATCTcaaatgaaagatttattttgagaTACTAAGCCAATTGTCTCCTGTAAACACATCTTCCTCAGTAACTCTTCCTAATCCTTTAAGTACTTTAGGGCTTGCAGGTAAATGATTAAAAGATGGTTTGAACCCCATCTTTCACGTACAGCTTTCTTTTGACAACtacaaaagctgttttcttgcaATTAAAGCAATGTTCAACTAAAATACAGtacctggtttgttttttacatAATTGAATAAAAAAACTACAGAACAGAACTGTTCACATCCTTTTTTTGCCattctattaaaacaaaagactgagctttttttaaagttcatttacAATTATGGATTAAAACCTACATAATTTTGTATAATTTGACAAGACAGGCTATCTCTAGTgtgaacttttaaaaaacatatatacaGTATCTGGCCTGAAGTACTATGAATAAGGCACATGTAGACAtattgaaagctgaaaaaatgaaactaaaatttGGAATTATAGTCACTGATTAGATGTCATACATGGCCCCTACTGGAGCAATTTAAAAGTTGGAGTTATAGACAGTTAATATCCAGTGAGCAACAATAGATTTAGTCTAGCAGTTTGTTCATTAGTTTCAATACTGGAAGTATATTAAAGGAAGATTCACTTTCAAAAAGATGAGCTTTTCAAAGTGTTCAATCATCAACCTTGACTGACTGAAGTTGTTGCTTTCATTGGATGTATTGAACAACCTTTCTGAAGGAACAATGCTAGGTGGACAACCCAAGAACCTGACAGCCAATTTTGACAGTACTGGCCAAGATGACTTCTTAAAGTTCCAGTAAGTTAGAGGATCACAGTTGTGCTCAAGCACTTCTTCCTCCAAGTAAGAAAGCACCATTTCCTCTGGTAACTTTGCTCTCTCTTTCAGgtcttttgttttcatgtcaCCCATGAGTGACCAAAGATTATCTTCCCCATATGAATTTGTAGATGGTGAACCTATATCACATCCATTGGAAACAGGTTTATCATCATCTGAGGTAGAACTCATTATTTCCAGCTCCCTGATTAAGTCTTGTTTATATtgttcagcctcctcttctgtaaataaagatgttttataCCGGGGATCCAGAAGTGTAGCAAAAATGTACCTTGGATCATGAAGTGTGGAGGACAATCTACTCACCATAGCTTCTTTCAAAGATTTCAGCATAGTGTCTATGCCCATTGTTTCCTCAAACAGCATTTCTATTTTCCTGTTAAGTATATGAATCATTGGAATCACTTGGCTTAGAGTAGACATGTGCGTACTCATCTCCCTGCTTGCAGCTTCAAAAGGTTTGAGAGCGTGACACACCGACTGCATGACTTCCCACTGATCACAACTTATTAGTTCCCAAAAGCTGCACTCTATTGACATTTCATCAATTGCTCTTTTCTGTTCGATAAGACGTTCGAGCATATGAAATGATGTATTCCACTTTGATGGAACATCCTGTATTAGCTGATGCTGAGGTAACTCATACTCTTTTTGCAACTCGGCCaacttctcttttgcttttgctgaccGATGTATGCGTTCACAGATCTTTCTTGCAATACTAAGCAAATTCTGAACCATTCTCTGACTTTTAATAGCTTCATTTACAATGACATTAACAGTGTGACTAAAACATTGTACACTTGAATGATCACCTTCATTTAAAGTTTTCTCTATACTCTGATTATCAGTGACAGTAATGCCAATCTGAAGGCCAATAGAAGTAATCCACGTTTCCCACCAGTACTCCAACTGCTTTTGGATACTGATTCCATTGTAGTCACAATCAATTTGTGATACATTTAATAGTGCTGAACAATGGTAATCCTCACACTGTGGTCGAAATGAAGACTCAAATGTTACCCAATGAGCTGTCAGAGTTAGATATTCTCGTGTTTGGTTGCTCATCCATATTCCAGATGTAAAATGGATCACTCCGCTTTCAGCTTCTTTAAGatgtgaaataattatttgtttaaCATTATCATACATATCTGGGATTGCTGTCCTAGAAAAGTAAGATGGAGAAGGTAAAGAATATTGAGGTTGCAAGTATTCAAGCAGCCTGTTAAAGCCAATGTTGTCTACAAAAGAATATGGCTGAAGGTCAAGCGCAATCATTTCAGCTACAagacttgtgatttttttggcAACTGGGTGAGAGTCACAAAACTTGTCATTGGTTTCATCAAAATTTGAAGATCCTAGTAATTCTGTGTTCAGCGGCATATGATTATCCGTAGATGAGGATAATACTTTCTCTGAGACATCAGTTTTCAATACATTATGATGAAACCGCTGCAAATGTCTTAGAAGGCAACTTGTGCCTAGATTTGTTGGCTTCTTCCCCCTACTTATTGTACGTCCACAGTGCATACATACTACTTTTGTTGAATCTGCAGAACAAATTGAAAAGTGATTCCACAGTTTTGAGGTCTTCTTACTATTAACAGGAAATATAATCTGATTATCATGTGAAACCATTGTAGGCAAGTCCGTCAGCTTTGAGGATGAACATTCTGCAGAAGCCAAAGTAGCATAAGGAGAATTTGCCAAACTCGCATCAAGAAAGCTCTTTTGATTTCCTATTACATCAGGATGGCGTCTATACAGATGTCTCATCAAGCAGCTTGTGCCCACATCTCCTTTCTTACCACGACTTATCATACAACTGCAGTATCTACATACTGCTTTTAGACTGTCTGCAGGCGACAGTGAAAAGTGGTGCCATACTTCTGATTTAAGCCTTTTCATAatccttttattttgctgaaatacagCAGTGGGTTCAAATATTAGCGGGCCTAATCCCTCACACTGTTTCTCAGGAGATGAAACAAAGGAGACTTCACCTATATCATCAGAAGATGACAGCACTGCGTCTTCCACTAGAGCATCTCCAGAAGGAAGATTGGTATGCATTTCCTCAGATGCTCTGTCTGGCGAAGAGGAGACAGAAGTTGATTCTTTCACTAGTTTTCCAGGAGAGGATGACACAGAATTCAGATCACTATCTGAGGGTAGCAAAGAAGGCAACAGTGTTGGAGGTGTGGTGTAGACAGGTGGTATGGTAGTACCACCCCCATTCTCTTGCAGGACAATGGAACGATGGGCTCTCCACATGTGTCTTATCAAACAACTCGTTCCCAggtcttttccattttttcctcgACTGAATTCATTCATGCAGTGGATGCAAACAGCTTTAGAATTATCTAGAGGAGACAAATAAAAGTGTTTCCAGACAGCAGATCTCCTTCTGGAACCTGATGTGCTCTTTGGAATTACAACAGTTTTTTCTGCTACATTCTCCACAGTGTCATCATACTGGTTGTTGGGTAGCTGTGGAGACGACCCAACCGTGACTTCTTCTTTGCTGCACTTTTCAGAAACTGAGACATCCgatatttcttcagaagaaacaacagGAACAGATTCCTCAATTATTCGATCTGGAGATGGTATTTTAGAAGCCATTTTCTTGACCAATTTTATGGGGGATAACATAGAACTCAGATCTCCGACATCTGCAGACTGAGGTGCAAGTAACAATGTAGGTGACGAAAAGGAGGATATACCTGGCATACTTCCATTTTCTTGAATTAGTACAGTGGGATGGGCCCTCCTTACATGTCTCATGAGACAACTTGTACTCAGgtccttttcatttttacccCTGCTAAATTCTTTCATACAGTACATACATATTGCTTTAGTGCTATCTCTAGGAGATATAAAAAAATGGTTCCAGGCAGGTGACTTTTTTCTGGAGCTTATGTTTCTGCTAGATAGAAGGCTTTGTGTCACAGCTTCCATTGCTACATCATACAGCGTACTACCATACTGAGAAAAAAGAGATCCATaatcatcttcattttctgtagaCAAATATTTGCCAGGGTTGTTGGTAATaaagttcttttctttgtcttcctgttCATCGCTGCTGTCTGCATGTTTGAAATCATCATGTTCTGTCTTTATATCCATTCTTTCTAGAGTACAGTTAATGTTGTCTTCCTCTTGTTCTACTTTTAAGTTATTGATTTTACCCAACACAAAATTACTGTCCGTTCTGGGGGAATCTGCTTTACTGTTGTCCATGGATGACAAATTCTTCTTGCCAAGTCTTCATTTATTAATAAACatagataatttaaaaaaatatttaaaatttgattAAATTGATGTATCTTGTATACTGAACGCACAAACAcaaatgtgtgtatgtgttaaAATAAACTCTGGTTTATGAATTCTGTATCCATGTTGTGCAAATATGATTAGTCAAATATGATTAgtcaaaaaaatgcattttaaaattgtagACTTCATTAATggagtctctttttttcccaggatcAGGACATTTCAGGTCACAGATGAATGTTCTTAAAGACGGCTACTGTCAAATGCTTCCTCTCATAGGCATAATCCTAAAAAATGAATGTTCTACTTTCTTGTTGAAGGAAGCCATTCGACTCATCTTGATTGGGCAACTGTGATTCTTTTGCAAcatctagaaataaaaatcagaaaacgAAGTTGACTAAGGCActttaaataactaaaataaaagtgaaCAATAACATGCACTAAATATTCTTTAgggttatttttcctccttttgagataaaaacaaTTCAGTGCACTATTGACAAAATCAAATGCCCCAACATTTACTCAATACATTTATTATGCATGTGCATGTCtacacaagcagcagcatttcagctctCTGACAAAATCCAGAGTTCAAGCATCACTTTTGTATTTGCTTGGACATACCTATTCCTCATGCTACATCCTAATTCAACCACTGCATAATCATaagtacacacacacacacacacacatatacaaacATATACTATATAGGGCTCTATATCTACAGGTATGAAGAGAAGCAGGCATTTAATCATGTTAGCACAGAAACACATACTTAAAAACCCAAATGTTAAGTTATACTTCTGTACAGTTAAGCCCTTTATTACTGACAGCagtgtttaaaaacacattttacaagAAAACTCTGTGTGTCCACTATTGTCACACTAATCTCTCTTCCTCTGACCATAGCCTCACATGGTTATAATCATGCCATCACACTCCCAGACAACACCGTAGTATAGAAACAAAATAGTTTAGAGTTTCACAATTAAAAACTGGAATTATTTATTCAGGATAACAGGGCTATAAAAATGACATGAATATATCAAGGTACCCCAAAAGCACAACATCACTCAGAAGCAAAGATACGCACAGTTGCATACACTGTGCCCAATGCAGTACTGACAGTTGAAGTTCCTCACGTACCGGAAGGTTATACTAGAACGCCCATTTACACTGAGACAGCTCATTTCCCTCATGGCTAAATATTTGCCCCACCAATAATTTCAGTACAAAGAGTTGGTTTTTTGAAGTATAGCTGCATATAAATCATAGGGCAATAACAAGCTCAAAAACCAGAACCCCCTCACCAGCCCTCAACAAACCTGAAGAATTTGCCTGCATttgtcagtcttttttttttttttctttctctttttagtaCAGCTCTATCGGAATTCTAAATTTTGCTAAGCCCTTTCTCATTTATTCGCTTGCCTCGTTAAGGTAGTTATTTGTACCTTCATTCAAGATAACATGTTTTGACCACACAGGTGATACTACACTATGCCCTCACATTTCTGCAAACTGAATTTTTCTCTCTAGCTGAAGACAAAACACAAATTTGAATCCGTTACTTTAAAAATGCCTCACACAATTTTCATGTGTTACTCAAACACAAGAAAGATTGGAGCAGACAAAAGGTGAAATTACCCATGGCGAcaagacacacaaaaaatgtaTAGGTTAAACTCATGCAGTCACTTCCTCCCTATATCAAGACCAATGTCATATTCTCTTTGTAATCTATTTTAATTAGCATTTCTCTGGGGCCTGTTTACAAGATAGATCAGATTTTCTGTGGActtcagatttctgaaaagCCTATCAAACcaataaatttcttttccagtgcaGGGGAAGGGgggcaggaaaaagaaggggCAATCAGCATACTGCAGCTGTTTTAAGAAAAGGGAGATCGAACGCTCAGAAGTTGCAAAGAGTACTGCAGTAACTCTGATTTATTTGCTGTGAaagtttttgtgtttgtgctctgcctttctctctccttctcagAAAAGAAGACGTTTTCAGACACCAAAAGATATGAGGGTTGAGCATGAAGTCAGTTCTAacaaagggagagagaaaaacctTGATTTTCTAGAAGAAATGTAACACACTACACAATATTTTTCACAGGTTTGTGAAATCACACCTATGAACAATTCTGGCAGCATAGCCTAAATTTACAtcactcagtataaaactgaaagaaacacaaGTCAGTGATCACACACATACCGATGATATGGAAGCATGCATGTCCGGGACAAGAGAGAGCATAAGATAGTTAGTGTTTGTAATAGAAATCAATCTAAGACAATTTTCTCCCATCTTTATTTTGATCTTAGCTGTGAATTTGGAGCTTTCctggaaacaagaaaagcaatataTAATAAGCTGTTGTAACTTAGGATCACAGAATAGAAAGGCTCACAAGCTATTGACTCCTTGCAGAGCTTACAAAACATAAATTATGCATGTAAGTACTAAGTTACAGTAAGTACGTTACAGATTCCTAGCTAGATGGCACAAAATACACATATGACTCCATTGGTAATGGGTTCTGATGAAATTGTGCACAACTGCTTTGCCTCAGAACAGGTAATCACATCTCTAGCCTGCAATTCCTGTAATTTCTTAACTACACAAAAAATAGTTTGAGTctttgaacagaaaaatctaCGAAGATGCTTCCTCATCCCTGTCTGATAAACAGTTACTGCTTAACACAGATAAGCATATGGTAGCTGTGATGGGAAGATTTGGAAACCTGATAAATGAGAAGAGTTGCAAACTTAATGACAAAGCTTAATTAGACTGATATACATTAACAATACACATTGCCAATGGTTAGCTTTGAGTATACAAAACCACTGAGCTGATGTTACATAGTTAAATACTGATGGCTATAGTCCTGATGGTCTTGGAGGCTGAAGTTGAGGTAAACAGGTGAGAGCCATTCAGACTCTGAAGCAGGAACCATAGTggtagactttttttcttccctatttaTGCTTGCAGTTGCTGGGTGTTTCTAATTCTCATAATctccaccaaaaaaaagtgCGGGAAGCAATCTCATTTGCGTCGGACTTCATCTACATCCTTTTCTTGAGGACCAGAAACTGTTGTTATTCCACCAGATATCTTTCCTGTTTATTCTGTATGTTTAGTTTTGCTTGCAGATTTTACCATTTGAATTATTGACTTACATGTTCTTCTGTCCCTTATTTGTGCAATTAAACATAGGTTTAACATTGCAGCTATATATTATTTCTATAGTCATGCTTAGCTGTGatataaaatgctttcataaTCTTAGCAGAGTTACGCTAATAGCACTGTCATGAAATGCTTATATACCATAGCTAGTTACACTGCTTTAGTGGTCTTATGACTGAgtttaaagacaagaaaatattaattatacCTTGTCCACTATAGGGCTGTTACAGGTCTCTGGCTACATAGTATGTGTTTTTCAGGGCCTGTTGCTGCCTTCTAGGAATGTAGAATAGATGAAATGCTTTGAGGAGACTGGTTAGGGCTGCCAGATCACTTTCTGGGAAATCCCCAATTGGATGCCCCTTAGAAGTTTTtgcatgttttggtttttttttttccattttccttcaaaCATCTAAGCATGATCTCTATTGCTTTGCATACTACTACATCATACTGTAAAATTAGGTCAGGCTCCCTCCCTTCAAACACCCTCGAGGGTTCAACCCAAATCTTCTTCAGAACACAGTTCCCAAAATGCTCAGGGTTAGTTAGaaagataaatgttttttatCTCCCTCTCCCATGCCAGCCTTATGTAAGAGTCAAtctgttttaaaaccaaacaaaatgctCCATCCTGTTTCAAAATTTTATAGTAAACTAGAACAAAGTATGAATTTGGTTATGACCACTATAGCTTATTTTCCCTTGGACATAAGCTACTTGAAGTTAAGGACTACTGCTAAACAAACAGGATATTCACGAAGGAAA comes from the Cuculus canorus isolate bCucCan1 chromosome 1, bCucCan1.pri, whole genome shotgun sequence genome and includes:
- the ZBED4 gene encoding zinc finger BED domain-containing protein 4, with product MDNSKADSPRTDSNFVLGKINNLKVEQEEDNINCTLERMDIKTEHDDFKHADSSDEQEDKEKNFITNNPGKYLSTENEDDYGSLFSQYGSTLYDVAMEAVTQSLLSSRNISSRKKSPAWNHFFISPRDSTKAICMYCMKEFSRGKNEKDLSTSCLMRHVRRAHPTVLIQENGSMPGISSFSSPTLLLAPQSADVGDLSSMLSPIKLVKKMASKIPSPDRIIEESVPVVSSEEISDVSVSEKCSKEEVTVGSSPQLPNNQYDDTVENVAEKTVVIPKSTSGSRRRSAVWKHFYLSPLDNSKAVCIHCMNEFSRGKNGKDLGTSCLIRHMWRAHRSIVLQENGGGTTIPPVYTTPPTLLPSLLPSDSDLNSVSSSPGKLVKESTSVSSSPDRASEEMHTNLPSGDALVEDAVLSSSDDIGEVSFVSSPEKQCEGLGPLIFEPTAVFQQNKRIMKRLKSEVWHHFSLSPADSLKAVCRYCSCMISRGKKGDVGTSCLMRHLYRRHPDVIGNQKSFLDASLANSPYATLASAECSSSKLTDLPTMVSHDNQIIFPVNSKKTSKLWNHFSICSADSTKVVCMHCGRTISRGKKPTNLGTSCLLRHLQRFHHNVLKTDVSEKVLSSSTDNHMPLNTELLGSSNFDETNDKFCDSHPVAKKITSLVAEMIALDLQPYSFVDNIGFNRLLEYLQPQYSLPSPSYFSRTAIPDMYDNVKQIIISHLKEAESGVIHFTSGIWMSNQTREYLTLTAHWVTFESSFRPQCEDYHCSALLNVSQIDCDYNGISIQKQLEYWWETWITSIGLQIGITVTDNQSIEKTLNEGDHSSVQCFSHTVNVIVNEAIKSQRMVQNLLSIARKICERIHRSAKAKEKLAELQKEYELPQHQLIQDVPSKWNTSFHMLERLIEQKRAIDEMSIECSFWELISCDQWEVMQSVCHALKPFEAASREMSTHMSTLSQVIPMIHILNRKIEMLFEETMGIDTMLKSLKEAMVSRLSSTLHDPRYIFATLLDPRYKTSLFTEEEAEQYKQDLIRELEIMSSTSDDDKPVSNGCDIGSPSTNSYGEDNLWSLMGDMKTKDLKERAKLPEEMVLSYLEEEVLEHNCDPLTYWNFKKSSWPVLSKLAVRFLGCPPSIVPSERLFNTSNESNNFSQSRLMIEHFEKLIFLKVNLPLIYFQY